The Corynebacterium confusum genome has a window encoding:
- a CDS encoding acyltransferase family protein, with the protein MSSKAGKLGKRVAKKEPSSPGEAAKQDSASPVAPTALPASVPQPQRALEPNPVRKALPAGRTAAPATSRRPVVKAAPQVVGTAPKAAAAPKAATGPKPRVAKAAPAALPAGGKDGSVLAAPRPREVSGVRTAAGGKQPRKKNTARLRYVPALDGLRGLAVAAVIVYHFFGGVLPGGYLGVDMFFVLSGFLITSLLVREFDVTGGISLRDFWGRRFRRILPAAVTVLAICTALVGAIGGDIAVNLREQFFGTLFFANNWVQIATSQSYFADNEVQVFAHYWSLAVEEQFYLLWPLIILGLFSLGRRQTRRLALGVSLALGVASALAMAWLVTPGEDPTRVYYGTDTHAFGLLAGAGLSLIITTRNPNPEAPAWPHYSASGRRVAEAVGLVALVAYAAQLLFMADDLALTYRGGLLASSVLGVTIICGIMAERPVLNALFANRFMRWAGKRSFSLYLWHWPIVIILRELTGDAHVWAVDIVALLLSAGLAELSYRCIENPLRRRGYRTTARDFWSARPDWVTLRSAWKVAAWPLVPVLVFSSLGGIAWGLTHSGDKTSFEQELDDLAAQNQSNNAQAPREQGAGQGGAANDKATEDKKSPDMVHPMPSGDEITAVGDSVMLASSQSLQDRFPGIYIDAAVSRHYDQGLSAIQQLADSGQLRDTVFLGFGTNGPQLDDEIDQMMKAIGPERTVLIATPHGDRNWMTTARQETIAAVKKYDNVYLADWCSHAQHDPNYLREDGIHPVAGVGTDQYALAFYYGLLRYAHGEKATTTKCEV; encoded by the coding sequence GTGAGTTCTAAGGCCGGCAAACTGGGCAAGCGCGTAGCGAAGAAGGAACCGAGCAGCCCCGGCGAGGCGGCAAAGCAGGACTCGGCATCGCCTGTAGCCCCGACCGCTCTGCCTGCCTCGGTACCCCAGCCGCAACGCGCGCTCGAGCCCAACCCGGTGCGCAAGGCGCTTCCCGCTGGCCGCACAGCTGCGCCGGCAACTAGCCGGCGCCCGGTGGTCAAGGCCGCTCCCCAGGTGGTGGGCACTGCCCCGAAGGCAGCGGCTGCTCCGAAGGCTGCGACTGGCCCGAAACCCCGCGTGGCCAAAGCCGCGCCGGCGGCGCTGCCGGCAGGCGGCAAGGACGGGTCCGTACTTGCGGCCCCGCGCCCACGGGAGGTTAGCGGTGTCCGCACCGCCGCGGGAGGAAAGCAACCGCGGAAGAAGAACACTGCGCGGCTGCGCTACGTGCCCGCCCTCGACGGCCTGCGCGGACTGGCGGTCGCCGCGGTCATCGTCTACCACTTCTTTGGCGGTGTGCTGCCGGGCGGCTACCTGGGCGTGGACATGTTCTTCGTCCTGTCCGGGTTCCTGATTACCTCGCTTTTGGTGCGAGAATTCGACGTGACCGGCGGGATTAGCCTGCGAGACTTCTGGGGCCGGCGTTTCCGCCGCATCCTGCCGGCGGCCGTGACGGTGCTGGCGATCTGCACGGCACTGGTCGGCGCCATCGGCGGCGATATCGCCGTCAACCTGCGCGAGCAGTTCTTCGGCACCCTTTTCTTCGCCAACAACTGGGTCCAGATCGCGACCTCCCAGTCCTATTTCGCCGACAACGAGGTCCAGGTCTTCGCCCACTACTGGTCCCTGGCCGTGGAAGAACAGTTCTACCTGCTGTGGCCGCTGATTATCCTGGGGCTGTTCTCCCTGGGCAGGCGCCAAACGCGGCGCCTAGCGCTCGGAGTCAGCTTGGCGCTGGGGGTGGCCTCCGCACTGGCGATGGCCTGGCTAGTCACCCCGGGCGAAGATCCGACCCGTGTCTACTACGGCACGGATACCCACGCCTTCGGCCTGCTGGCCGGCGCGGGCCTGTCCCTTATCATCACCACCCGCAACCCGAACCCGGAAGCGCCCGCGTGGCCGCACTACTCCGCGTCCGGGCGGCGCGTCGCCGAGGCCGTAGGCCTTGTCGCGTTGGTCGCCTACGCCGCGCAGCTGCTGTTTATGGCCGACGACCTGGCGCTGACCTACCGCGGCGGGCTGCTGGCCTCCAGCGTGCTGGGAGTGACGATCATCTGCGGCATCATGGCCGAACGCCCGGTACTCAACGCCCTGTTCGCCAACCGCTTCATGCGCTGGGCCGGCAAGCGCTCCTTCTCCCTGTACCTGTGGCACTGGCCCATCGTCATCATCCTGCGCGAGCTCACCGGGGATGCACACGTGTGGGCCGTGGACATCGTCGCCCTGCTGCTCTCCGCCGGGCTGGCGGAGCTGAGCTACCGGTGCATTGAAAACCCGCTGCGCCGCCGCGGCTACCGCACCACCGCCCGCGATTTCTGGTCCGCCCGCCCCGACTGGGTCACGCTGCGCTCAGCGTGGAAGGTGGCGGCATGGCCGCTCGTCCCCGTGCTGGTCTTCAGCTCTCTCGGCGGCATCGCCTGGGGCCTGACCCACTCCGGCGACAAGACCTCCTTCGAGCAGGAGCTGGATGACCTGGCGGCCCAAAACCAGTCCAACAACGCCCAAGCGCCCCGCGAGCAGGGCGCGGGCCAGGGCGGTGCCGCCAATGACAAGGCCACGGAGGACAAGAAGAGCCCGGACATGGTCCACCCCATGCCCAGCGGCGACGAGATCACGGCCGTGGGTGATTCCGTGATGCTGGCCTCCAGCCAGTCGCTACAGGACCGCTTCCCCGGCATCTATATCGACGCGGCGGTCTCCCGGCACTACGACCAGGGTCTGTCGGCCATCCAGCAGCTCGCGGACTCGGGCCAGCTGCGGGACACGGTCTTTTTGGGATTCGGCACCAACGGCCCGCAGCTGGATGATGAAATCGATCAGATGATGAAGGCAATCGGGCCAGAGCGCACGGTGCTTATCGCCACCCCCCATGGCGACCGCAACTGGATGACCACGGCGCGGCAGGAGACCATCGCCGCGGTGAAGAAATACGACAACGTCTACCTAGCGGACTGGTGCTCGCACGCCCAGCACGACCCGAACTACCTGCGCGAAGACGGGATCCATCCGGTGGCGGGCGTGGGCACCGACCAATATGCGTTGGCCTTCTACTACGGGCTGTTGCGCTATGCCCACGGGGAGAAGGCCACGACGACTAAGTGCGAGGTCTAG
- a CDS encoding MMPL family transporter, which produces MSKYLYRLGSWSYRKVWPFLAFWLVLLVAMAGLTAGFAKEPNPNFSMPDMDSTVTQDKMNERFGNDSDAMSEPTGNVVIQAPEGKSLDDPAVMGEVDKLVDELKATDVLTDTDQMVNPVLAAGGMQKQMGEQMAAQGMPQEQIQSNLKALSPLSEDKTTGTLTITFDAPEVMEIDAADREAVTDVMGDYDSGDLTVKYSGNAFSAAGQEMNMTAELIGMAVAAIVLLITFGSFVAAGMPLISAVIGVGVGLLGVQLGTIFTDTISDMTPMLASMIGLAVGIDYALFIVNRYRNELITSSGLNNLSPKELAQELKKMDKKTRAHSMGMALGTAGSSVVFAGTTVVIALVALTMIGIPFLGTMAIAAAATVAIAVLVALTFIPALLGLLGTKIFAGRVPGPKVPDPEDEKPTMGLKWVRQIRARPVTNLVAGIVLLGILAIPAANLSLAMPTDGSAKLGSPQRDAYEITADAFGEGRNAPMVAYVDVAGVSEQERMPAFQQLLADFNGTEGVENAQIVQTTDNLDAAQVLITPTTGATDEATTDTLNALRSYQSGFTEETGGEYGITGVTPIFDDISERLTEILVPYIAVVLGLAFIVLLLVFRSIWVPLIAALGFAGSMAAAFGITVAIFQEGRFGIIDDPQPLLSFLPIMLIGLTFGLAMDYQVFLVTRMREGYVHGKTAGNATSNGFKHGARVVTAAALIMISVFAAFMLMDEPFIKTMGFALAIGVAIDAFVVRMTIIPATMFLLGDKAWWIPKWLDKALPNMDIEGEALTANRVALMDGGEPDQARTPAAGTTAAAGGAATATAAATATETSTGNADAGAEQRRATYADFHPEHGGYAAHVVAARRAGDYAVSGPATPARSGDDKESETGARVQRSDNLSGKASWWTKLKKALTGNE; this is translated from the coding sequence ATGTCTAAATACCTCTACCGGCTGGGCAGCTGGTCGTACCGGAAGGTCTGGCCTTTCCTGGCCTTCTGGCTCGTCCTGCTGGTCGCCATGGCCGGCCTGACCGCGGGCTTCGCTAAAGAGCCGAATCCGAACTTCTCCATGCCGGACATGGATTCCACCGTCACCCAAGACAAGATGAACGAGCGCTTCGGCAACGACTCGGATGCCATGAGTGAGCCCACCGGCAACGTGGTCATCCAGGCGCCGGAGGGCAAGTCCCTGGACGATCCGGCCGTGATGGGCGAGGTCGACAAGCTCGTCGATGAGCTCAAGGCCACCGATGTCCTGACCGACACGGACCAGATGGTCAACCCGGTGCTGGCCGCCGGCGGCATGCAGAAGCAGATGGGCGAGCAGATGGCCGCCCAGGGCATGCCCCAGGAACAGATCCAGTCCAACCTCAAGGCCTTGTCCCCGCTGAGCGAGGACAAGACCACCGGCACTTTGACCATCACCTTCGACGCGCCCGAGGTCATGGAGATCGACGCGGCCGACCGCGAGGCGGTCACCGACGTCATGGGCGACTACGACTCCGGAGACCTGACGGTCAAGTACAGCGGCAATGCCTTCTCCGCCGCCGGGCAAGAGATGAACATGACCGCCGAGCTCATTGGTATGGCCGTGGCCGCCATCGTGCTACTGATTACCTTCGGCTCCTTCGTGGCCGCCGGCATGCCGCTTATCTCCGCGGTCATCGGCGTCGGCGTGGGCCTGCTGGGAGTGCAGCTGGGCACCATCTTCACCGACACCATCTCGGATATGACCCCGATGCTGGCCTCCATGATCGGCCTGGCCGTGGGCATCGACTACGCCCTGTTCATTGTCAACCGCTACCGCAACGAGCTCATCACCTCCTCCGGGCTGAACAACCTGAGCCCGAAGGAACTGGCCCAAGAGCTCAAGAAGATGGACAAGAAGACCCGCGCCCACTCCATGGGCATGGCGCTGGGCACCGCCGGCTCCTCCGTGGTCTTCGCCGGCACCACCGTGGTCATCGCCCTGGTCGCACTGACCATGATCGGCATCCCCTTCCTGGGCACCATGGCCATCGCCGCCGCGGCCACCGTGGCCATCGCCGTGCTGGTCGCCCTGACCTTCATCCCGGCCCTGCTGGGCCTGCTGGGCACCAAGATCTTCGCCGGCCGCGTGCCAGGACCGAAGGTTCCGGACCCAGAGGACGAGAAGCCCACCATGGGGCTCAAGTGGGTCCGCCAGATCCGCGCGCGCCCGGTTACCAACCTGGTCGCCGGTATTGTCCTGCTGGGCATCCTGGCCATCCCGGCCGCCAACCTGTCCCTGGCCATGCCGACGGACGGCTCGGCCAAGTTGGGCAGCCCGCAGCGCGATGCCTACGAAATCACCGCCGACGCCTTCGGCGAGGGCCGCAACGCCCCGATGGTCGCCTACGTCGACGTCGCTGGTGTGAGCGAGCAAGAGCGGATGCCGGCCTTCCAACAGCTGCTGGCCGACTTCAACGGCACCGAGGGCGTCGAAAACGCCCAGATCGTCCAGACGACGGACAACCTGGACGCCGCCCAGGTGCTCATCACCCCGACCACGGGGGCTACCGATGAGGCCACCACGGACACCCTGAACGCGCTGCGCTCCTACCAGTCCGGCTTCACTGAGGAGACCGGCGGCGAATACGGCATCACCGGCGTGACCCCAATCTTCGACGACATCTCGGAGCGACTCACGGAAATCCTCGTCCCGTACATCGCTGTGGTCCTGGGCCTGGCGTTCATCGTCCTGCTGCTGGTCTTCCGCTCCATCTGGGTCCCGCTCATCGCCGCGCTCGGCTTCGCGGGCTCGATGGCCGCCGCCTTCGGCATCACCGTGGCCATCTTCCAGGAGGGCCGCTTCGGCATCATCGACGATCCGCAGCCGCTGCTGTCCTTCCTGCCGATCATGCTCATTGGCCTGACCTTCGGTCTGGCCATGGACTACCAGGTCTTCCTGGTCACCCGCATGCGCGAGGGCTACGTCCACGGCAAGACCGCGGGGAATGCGACCTCCAACGGTTTCAAGCACGGCGCCCGCGTGGTCACCGCCGCCGCCCTGATCATGATTTCGGTCTTCGCCGCCTTCATGCTCATGGACGAGCCCTTCATTAAGACCATGGGCTTCGCCCTGGCCATCGGCGTGGCTATCGATGCCTTCGTGGTCCGCATGACCATTATCCCGGCCACCATGTTCCTGCTGGGCGACAAGGCCTGGTGGATCCCCAAGTGGCTGGACAAGGCCCTGCCGAACATGGATATCGAGGGCGAGGCGCTCACCGCCAACCGCGTGGCCCTGATGGACGGCGGCGAACCCGACCAGGCCCGCACCCCGGCCGCCGGAACCACGGCAGCTGCCGGCGGCGCGGCCACGGCCACCGCTGCGGCCACCGCTACCGAAACCTCAACCGGCAACGCCGACGCGGGAGCGGAGCAGCGCCGCGCCACCTACGCGGACTTCCACCCGGAGCACGGCGGCTACGCCGCCCACGTGGTGGCAGCCCGGCGCGCCGGCGACTACGCCGTGTCCGGCCCGGCCACCCCGGCGCGGAGCGGCGACGATAAGGAATCCGAAACTGGCGCCCGGGTGCAGCGAAGCGATAACCTTTCGGGCAAGGCTTCCTGGTGGACCAAGCTCAAGAAAGCACTGACTGGCAATGAGTAA
- a CDS encoding putative quinol monooxygenase, with protein MIFINVQFHVKPEYAETFLDEIDWYTQACNAEEGCLDFKWFRDPEDRQKFLLLEAYADGKDVDHVQSEHFERSCREFPQYLVETPDIINFHIEGKESWDKMAEFKVED; from the coding sequence ATGATTTTCATCAACGTTCAATTCCACGTCAAGCCCGAGTACGCCGAGACCTTCCTCGATGAGATCGACTGGTACACCCAGGCCTGCAACGCCGAGGAGGGCTGCCTGGACTTCAAGTGGTTCCGGGATCCGGAAGACCGCCAGAAGTTCCTGCTGCTGGAGGCCTACGCCGACGGCAAGGACGTCGACCACGTCCAGTCCGAGCACTTCGAGCGCTCCTGCCGCGAGTTCCCGCAGTACCTGGTCGAGACCCCGGATATCATCAACTTCCACATCGAGGGTAAGGAGTCCTGGGACAAGATGGCTGAATTTAAGGTCGAGGACTAG
- a CDS encoding NAD-dependent epimerase/dehydratase family protein, whose translation MKVAILGGDGFCGWPAALYLSDQGHDVHIVDDLSRRAIDAELEAESLTPIRSIDERLEAWKEVSGKTIGFHRIDVAHDYAGLLEFINTEHPDAVVHFAEQRAAPYSMKNSRNKRYTVDNNINATHNLLTAVVESGQDIHVAHLGTMGVYGYGTAGMEIPEGYLDVKVEVPGSEPVEQSILYPSNPGSVYHMTKVLDQHLFAYYAKNDELRITDLHQGIIWGTHTEQTRRDERLINRFDYDGDYGTVLNRFLVQAGVGYPLTVHGTGGQTRAFIHIRDMVRCIELALNNPPQRGERVKIINQMTETHRVRDLAELVAKFSGAQVAYVPNPRKESAENELHVSNDTFLRLGLEPTTLSEGLLQEVEDVARKYCDRVDRSKIPARSLWTAQQSAGVPENE comes from the coding sequence GTGAAGGTAGCCATTCTGGGCGGGGACGGATTCTGCGGTTGGCCCGCAGCCCTCTACCTGTCCGACCAGGGCCACGACGTGCACATCGTTGACGACCTCTCCCGGCGCGCCATTGACGCCGAGCTCGAAGCCGAATCGCTCACCCCGATCCGCAGCATCGACGAGCGGTTGGAGGCCTGGAAGGAAGTCTCCGGCAAGACCATCGGCTTTCACCGCATTGACGTCGCCCACGACTACGCGGGGCTGCTGGAGTTCATCAACACCGAGCACCCGGACGCCGTCGTCCACTTCGCCGAGCAGCGCGCCGCGCCGTATTCGATGAAGAACTCGCGGAACAAGCGCTACACGGTGGACAACAACATCAATGCCACGCACAACCTGCTGACTGCGGTGGTCGAGTCCGGCCAGGACATCCACGTCGCCCACCTGGGCACCATGGGGGTTTACGGCTACGGCACCGCCGGCATGGAGATCCCGGAAGGCTACCTGGACGTCAAGGTGGAGGTCCCGGGCTCGGAGCCGGTCGAGCAGTCCATCCTCTACCCGTCCAATCCGGGCTCGGTTTACCACATGACCAAGGTGCTGGACCAGCACCTTTTCGCCTACTACGCGAAGAACGACGAGCTGCGCATTACCGATCTCCACCAGGGCATCATCTGGGGCACGCACACCGAGCAGACCCGCCGGGACGAGCGGCTGATTAACCGCTTCGACTACGACGGCGACTACGGCACCGTGCTCAACCGCTTCTTGGTCCAGGCCGGCGTCGGCTACCCCCTGACAGTCCACGGCACCGGCGGGCAGACCCGCGCGTTCATCCACATCCGCGACATGGTCCGCTGCATTGAGCTGGCCCTGAACAATCCGCCGCAGCGGGGCGAGCGAGTCAAGATCATCAACCAGATGACCGAGACCCACCGCGTGCGCGACCTGGCGGAGCTGGTCGCGAAGTTCTCCGGCGCGCAGGTCGCCTACGTGCCGAACCCACGCAAGGAGTCCGCCGAGAACGAGCTGCACGTCTCCAACGACACCTTCCTGCGCCTGGGCCTTGAGCCCACCACCCTGTCCGAGGGGCTGCTGCAGGAGGTCGAGGACGTCGCGCGCAAGTACTGCGACCGCGTGGACCGGTCCAAGATCCCGGCGCGCTCCCTGTGGACCGCCCAGCAGTCCGCCGGCGTTCCCGAGAACGAATAG
- a CDS encoding 3-hydroxyisobutyryl-CoA hydrolase, which produces MTENNDAAVILDVRNSTGVVELNRPKALNSLNPEMVDKIVEGLNQWRDDDAIEQVLFVSRSPKAYCAGGDVRAAREGLLDGKVAEVDQFFEDEYAMNAQLAHYPKPVIALLDGIVMGGGVGISVHGSHRIVTDKTFASMPEMNIGYVTDVGAGFAAQRVVGTRGKSSPALAKFWALTGYRMYAADLLYSGLATHYVKDAEAVEKDIVERGIDSALGEHYTQPGEAAPLAEIIDDIEAVFSAPTWEEISNRLPQAGNEDLARKVAELTQAASPTSLVAAAELLAAEERADSVDDALAMENALGKYLRGLPDFREGVRAVLVDKTQDATFTPAAISDVDVEGIRAALGSV; this is translated from the coding sequence ATGACTGAAAACAACGATGCCGCAGTAATTCTTGACGTCCGCAACAGTACCGGAGTGGTGGAGCTCAACCGGCCCAAGGCCTTGAATTCCCTCAACCCGGAGATGGTCGACAAGATTGTCGAGGGCCTGAACCAGTGGCGCGACGACGACGCCATCGAGCAGGTGCTTTTTGTCTCCCGCAGCCCGAAGGCCTACTGCGCCGGCGGCGACGTGCGCGCGGCGCGGGAGGGCCTGCTGGACGGCAAGGTTGCCGAGGTCGATCAGTTCTTCGAGGACGAGTACGCCATGAACGCCCAGCTCGCGCACTACCCGAAGCCAGTCATCGCGCTCCTCGACGGAATCGTCATGGGCGGAGGAGTAGGGATCTCCGTGCACGGTAGCCACCGCATTGTCACGGACAAGACGTTCGCGTCCATGCCGGAGATGAACATCGGCTACGTCACCGACGTCGGGGCGGGTTTTGCCGCCCAGCGGGTGGTGGGCACGCGCGGGAAGTCCTCGCCGGCGCTGGCGAAGTTCTGGGCGCTGACCGGCTACCGCATGTATGCCGCCGATCTGCTCTACTCCGGCCTGGCCACCCACTATGTCAAGGACGCCGAGGCCGTGGAGAAAGACATCGTCGAGCGCGGGATCGATTCCGCGCTGGGCGAGCACTACACCCAGCCGGGCGAGGCGGCCCCGCTGGCAGAAATCATCGACGACATTGAAGCGGTCTTTAGCGCGCCGACGTGGGAGGAAATCTCTAATCGGCTGCCCCAGGCCGGCAACGAGGATCTAGCCCGCAAGGTCGCGGAGCTTACCCAGGCCGCCAGCCCGACCTCGCTGGTGGCCGCGGCCGAACTCCTGGCGGCCGAGGAGCGCGCCGACAGCGTCGACGACGCGCTTGCCATGGAAAACGCGCTCGGGAAATACCTGCGCGGGCTGCCCGACTTCCGCGAGGGTGTGCGCGCGGTGCTAGTCGACAAGACCCAGGACGCGACCTTCACGCCGGCTGCTATAAGCGACGTCGACGTGGAAGGCATCCGCGCGGCGCTGGGCAGCGTGTAG
- a CDS encoding HAD family hydrolase, with the protein MPAHTPRLIALDMDGTLLDGEGRIPAGFTELAARLHDRGVFLVPASGRQLATLRDMFAGIHGIDSFIAENGTVVSHRGTVVDTTQLPADVVTACLNACAGIDSAHTYAVVLCAPETAYVTASTPAAIRAEIDKYYHSVTVVDDLAPVAAAEPLVKLAVYCTADSEEHVAPHLRAAAAGNNLAISGKNWLDVMSANADKGNALKQLAVKLGIPMEQTAAFGDYLNDFQLLQAAGTAVAMENAHSRLKEIADLQAPSNLRNGVLEVLRHWFGE; encoded by the coding sequence ATGCCTGCACATACTCCCCGGCTCATCGCCCTCGACATGGACGGAACCCTCCTCGACGGCGAAGGCCGCATCCCCGCCGGCTTCACCGAGCTCGCCGCCCGGCTCCACGACCGCGGCGTGTTCCTGGTGCCGGCGTCCGGCCGGCAGCTGGCCACCCTCCGCGACATGTTCGCCGGCATCCACGGCATCGACTCCTTCATCGCGGAGAACGGGACCGTGGTCAGCCACCGCGGCACGGTGGTGGACACCACGCAGCTGCCCGCCGACGTGGTCACTGCCTGCCTGAACGCCTGCGCGGGTATCGACAGCGCCCATACTTACGCGGTAGTCCTCTGCGCCCCGGAAACGGCCTACGTCACCGCGAGTACCCCAGCTGCCATCCGGGCCGAAATCGACAAGTACTACCACTCCGTGACCGTGGTCGACGACCTCGCCCCAGTTGCGGCCGCCGAGCCGTTGGTCAAGCTGGCGGTCTACTGCACCGCCGACTCCGAGGAGCACGTCGCCCCGCACCTGCGGGCCGCGGCCGCGGGCAACAACCTGGCCATTTCCGGAAAGAACTGGCTGGACGTCATGTCCGCCAACGCGGACAAGGGCAACGCACTGAAACAGCTGGCCGTGAAGCTGGGCATCCCGATGGAGCAGACCGCGGCCTTCGGCGACTACCTCAACGACTTTCAGCTGCTCCAGGCCGCCGGCACCGCCGTGGCGATGGAAAATGCTCACTCCCGCCTGAAAGAGATCGCTGATCTCCAAGCTCCCTCCAATCTTCGCAACGGCGTGTTAGAAGTACTCCGCCACTGGTTTGGAGAATAA
- a CDS encoding TetR/AcrR family transcriptional regulator, protein MSNLRETKKRATRQAIADAAGRIYLAEGAEALTVSHVAEEAGISARTFHNYYSSVNECLCQFALDAVSLIVDKVDEYPAQASTTEIFEDIVRDGFRRTAPELHSVTSFFMVMDYLEKTSCADVKRDEAERVAEKIREVFARRSPERDEFDTEVVLHACAAASASATKAFFALPEPRDPAQGEELAGRAFATLRSIT, encoded by the coding sequence ATGAGTAATCTCCGAGAAACGAAAAAACGCGCTACCCGGCAGGCGATAGCGGATGCGGCTGGCCGCATCTACCTAGCCGAAGGCGCCGAGGCGCTCACGGTTTCTCACGTGGCGGAGGAGGCGGGCATTTCCGCCCGCACCTTCCACAACTATTACTCCAGCGTGAACGAGTGCCTGTGCCAGTTCGCCCTCGACGCGGTTAGCCTCATCGTCGACAAGGTGGACGAGTACCCGGCGCAGGCCAGCACGACCGAAATCTTCGAGGACATCGTTCGCGACGGTTTCCGCCGGACCGCCCCGGAGCTGCATTCGGTGACGTCCTTTTTCATGGTCATGGACTACCTGGAGAAGACCTCCTGTGCCGATGTGAAGCGCGACGAGGCCGAGCGCGTGGCGGAGAAGATCCGCGAAGTCTTTGCCCGCCGCAGCCCCGAGCGCGACGAGTTCGACACGGAGGTCGTCCTGCACGCCTGCGCCGCGGCCAGCGCGTCGGCGACCAAGGCCTTTTTCGCCCTGCCTGAGCCGCGCGATCCGGCCCAGGGCGAGGAACTAGCCGGCCGCGCCTTCGCTACTCTGCGTTCCATCACCTAG
- a CDS encoding glycosyltransferase family 4 protein: MRIAIFTEVFLPKIDGVVTRLTHTLRQLHAAGHEVLVFAPGNPPAAYAGFEVVSIPSLSLWPVYPELKWGLPDPRVLYRLRRFDADVVHVVNPIWTAALGVWAARREALPLVGSFHTNLPEYVDALGIGWARPTTEAALRYLHNQAVENLCTSDPMVERAQELGINNVSLWPKAVDTDNYYPQRYSEQMRSRLTDGHPEAPLVTYVGRVSKEKDLDRLPGIMARLRERVPGARLAVVGAGPYSEQLSAQFSPDEAVFTGYLSGDELAAAFACGDVFCFPSRTETLGLVALESFASGVPVVGTRAGGIPFVIDDGKTGLLVDEDASDSAWAKALAGVLGDAERRAALGTAARAEAERWSWEAATRSLVETYQWAIDGPLYRPA; the protein is encoded by the coding sequence GTGCGCATTGCCATCTTCACGGAAGTCTTCCTGCCCAAAATCGACGGGGTCGTCACCCGGCTGACCCACACCTTGCGGCAGCTGCACGCCGCCGGGCACGAGGTCTTAGTATTCGCCCCCGGTAACCCGCCGGCCGCCTACGCCGGCTTCGAGGTCGTCTCCATCCCCTCGCTGTCCCTGTGGCCGGTCTACCCCGAGCTGAAATGGGGCCTGCCAGATCCGCGAGTGCTGTATCGCCTGCGGCGCTTCGATGCCGACGTCGTGCACGTGGTCAACCCCATCTGGACCGCGGCCCTGGGTGTGTGGGCGGCGCGCCGCGAGGCCCTGCCCCTGGTGGGTAGCTTCCACACGAACCTGCCGGAATACGTAGATGCCTTAGGCATCGGCTGGGCCCGGCCCACCACGGAGGCGGCGTTGCGCTACCTGCACAACCAGGCGGTAGAAAACCTCTGTACCTCAGACCCCATGGTCGAGCGCGCCCAAGAACTGGGCATCAACAACGTCTCGCTGTGGCCCAAGGCCGTCGACACGGACAACTACTACCCGCAGCGCTACAGCGAGCAGATGCGTTCCCGCCTGACCGACGGGCACCCAGAGGCCCCGCTGGTCACCTACGTGGGGCGCGTGTCCAAGGAAAAGGACTTGGACCGGCTGCCCGGCATCATGGCGCGCCTGCGCGAGCGCGTGCCCGGCGCGCGCCTGGCGGTGGTCGGCGCCGGCCCGTACTCCGAGCAGCTATCGGCCCAGTTCAGCCCCGACGAGGCGGTCTTTACCGGTTACCTGTCCGGCGACGAGCTGGCCGCGGCCTTCGCCTGCGGCGACGTCTTCTGCTTCCCCTCCCGGACCGAGACCCTGGGACTAGTCGCCCTCGAGTCCTTCGCCTCCGGCGTGCCGGTGGTAGGCACCCGTGCGGGCGGGATCCCCTTTGTCATCGACGATGGGAAGACCGGCCTGCTCGTCGACGAGGACGCCTCCGATAGCGCGTGGGCCAAAGCCCTGGCGGGCGTGCTAGGCGATGCCGAACGCCGCGCTGCGCTGGGCACGGCCGCGCGCGCCGAGGCCGAGCGGTGGTCCTGGGAGGCGGCCACCCGCTCCCTCGTCGAGACCTACCAGTGGGCCATCGACGGCCCGCTCTACCGGCCCGCTTAG